The Methanotorris formicicus Mc-S-70 genome has a segment encoding these proteins:
- a CDS encoding class I SAM-dependent methyltransferase gives MDEQIECPLCGKKDFKLILKKDDLNKYYNLVECKNCGLMFINPLPTDGELKEYYNFEYSVPEYQRLKIIKKAEKILNLLEKFGVKKNSKILEIGASHGFFLNEVKKRGFIPYGVEISKEACENTKRYFGIEIENCDFLQSEYANKEEFFDVVVLLDVLEHLTNQNEILKNINKVLKKGGFLVLTLPNISSYEFKLCGGYWEWLSPPAHLFYYSPKTIENMLEKHGFEVIYLETYKGDSAGNLLFHLYLSSKQFLFYGLKYIVGREKLLKIRENIRGELRNKSTASGKEFVGIDEIVFKVSNILWKPFKFIDDLRFKRGKGPSILVIAVKK, from the coding sequence ATGGATGAACAAATAGAATGTCCATTATGTGGAAAAAAAGACTTTAAATTAATCCTAAAAAAGGATGATTTAAATAAATATTACAATTTAGTTGAATGTAAAAATTGTGGATTGATGTTTATAAATCCACTACCAACAGATGGGGAATTAAAAGAATATTATAATTTCGAATATTCAGTGCCAGAGTATCAGAGATTAAAGATTATAAAAAAAGCAGAAAAGATTTTAAACTTATTAGAGAAATTTGGAGTTAAGAAAAATTCTAAAATTTTAGAAATAGGTGCATCGCATGGATTTTTCTTAAATGAAGTTAAAAAAAGAGGATTTATTCCTTATGGAGTAGAAATTTCGAAAGAAGCATGTGAAAATACCAAAAGATATTTTGGTATTGAGATTGAAAATTGTGATTTTTTACAATCTGAGTATGCAAACAAAGAAGAGTTTTTTGATGTAGTTGTGTTATTGGATGTTTTAGAACATCTGACCAATCAAAATGAAATCTTAAAGAATATTAACAAAGTTTTAAAGAAAGGAGGATTTTTAGTTCTTACCCTACCAAATATTAGTTCCTATGAATTTAAGTTGTGTGGTGGATATTGGGAGTGGTTATCTCCACCTGCCCATCTCTTTTATTACTCCCCGAAAACCATTGAAAATATGTTAGAAAAACATGGGTTTGAAGTTATTTATTTAGAGACTTATAAAGGTGATTCTGCTGGAAATTTGCTTTTTCACCTTTATCTATCATCAAAGCAATTTCTATTTTATGGTCTAAAGTATATTGTCGGAAGGGAAAAATTATTGAAAATCAGGGAGAACATAAGGGGTGAGTTAAGAAATAAAAGCACCGCAAGTGGGAAAGAGTTCGTTGGTATTGATGAGATTGTTTTTAAAGTGTCTAATATTTTATGGAAACCTTTTAAATTTATTGATGATTTAAGATTTAAAAGAGGAAAAGGACCTTCAATTTTAGTTATTGCGGTGAAAAAATGA
- a CDS encoding glycosyltransferase family 9 protein: protein MDKLILKHLKNYIKYVVVKTLEFPFYIRYKYFPKKSVDYQKGFKKIALICTKPMGFGDLIMDTPFIKTLKKHFPNAEIHLITDKDIFDKVDELDRIIVLKGGIFDLMKEFYKLKNERYDLGIIMNRGINQTFYLEILNPKYKLGYLGGWEILSNFKVKKKGLGFTKNEHYWNMALKIAESLGIGDLEEELITVDFSEDVKRNVEKILNNLKLDKNKKTVVINPFVLWKTRMWDRDNYVKLIEEIYKDFNIILYGGPDAVETVNYIKNKLKEKNIFVEDVAGKFNIKEAIYFLKFADLFITSDSGPMHFAFLMRTPTLALFGPVNPIYRLPKNFKKYGIYDYLWYNDYKPLKKFYNYEYEYVDKDVEGLKTIPVEDVKNKIYKFFEGGKFY from the coding sequence ATGGATAAACTAATATTAAAACACCTAAAAAATTACATCAAATACGTTGTTGTTAAAACATTGGAATTTCCTTTTTATATTAGATATAAGTATTTTCCAAAGAAAAGTGTAGATTATCAAAAAGGATTCAAAAAAATTGCATTGATATGCACAAAGCCAATGGGATTTGGGGATTTAATAATGGACACGCCATTTATAAAAACACTTAAGAAACATTTTCCCAATGCAGAAATTCATCTAATTACTGATAAAGATATTTTTGACAAAGTTGATGAATTGGATAGGATAATTGTTCTAAAGGGAGGGATTTTTGATTTAATGAAAGAGTTTTATAAATTGAAAAATGAGAGATATGACTTGGGAATTATAATGAATAGGGGAATAAATCAAACATTTTATTTAGAGATTCTAAATCCAAAGTATAAATTAGGTTATTTAGGTGGTTGGGAGATTTTATCTAACTTTAAAGTAAAAAAGAAAGGATTAGGATTCACAAAAAATGAACATTATTGGAATATGGCTCTTAAAATTGCAGAGAGTTTGGGTATAGGGGATTTAGAGGAAGAACTAATAACAGTTGATTTCTCTGAAGATGTAAAGAGAAATGTTGAAAAAATATTAAATAATTTAAAATTAGATAAAAACAAAAAAACAGTTGTAATCAATCCTTTTGTTTTATGGAAAACAAGAATGTGGGATAGAGACAATTATGTCAAATTAATTGAAGAAATTTATAAAGACTTTAACATCATTTTGTATGGGGGGCCTGATGCTGTTGAGACAGTTAATTATATCAAAAATAAACTAAAAGAAAAAAATATTTTTGTTGAAGATGTTGCTGGAAAGTTCAACATTAAAGAGGCAATATATTTTTTAAAATTTGCCGACTTATTTATAACCTCAGACAGCGGTCCAATGCACTTTGCTTTTTTAATGAGAACGCCTACTTTGGCGTTATTTGGTCCAGTAAACCCAATTTATAGATTACCAAAAAACTTTAAGAAATATGGAATTTATGATTATTTATGGTATAATGATTACAAACCCCTAAAGAAGTTCTATAATTACGAATATGAGTATGTTGATAAAGATGTTGAGGGTTTAAAAACCATACCGGTTGAGGATGTAAAAAATAAAATTTACAAATTTTTTGAAGGGGGAAAATTCTACTAA